The genomic DNA GAAGACGCTgtatttaaaatggcaaaagatcAATAAAGAGTGAAAAttgaaagcagcaagggaaaagcaaccaATAACCTATGAGGAACTCGCATAAACACATCAGCTatcttttcagcagaaactctgcaggccacaCAGGACTGGCACGATGTACTTAAAATGATGAAAAGGAAAGACTTCCAATCAGGATTAACGTAAGCAGCAAAGCTCTCATTCAGAGTTGATGGAGAGATCAAAGGATTTACATTTCCTTAAACAAACCCTGGTGATCGCTGGTCCTTCTGAAGTCCCTGTCAGTCCTGGAGGACCGGCCCCTTGAGTCTACGTACAACCTGGTTTTCTGTGTTTTTGCAACTTTCTCTGGGAACAGAGATATTCTTGCAGATGATCAAACATGTCCAATGCGTTTCTGTCTCAGAGTCTTTACCCCTTCTGTTCCTTCTACTTAAAATACTGTTGCCCAGATACTTAATGTCTGGAATTCTTGTTTCCTTCCTGGGTCTGCTAAAATTTCACATTCTGAATGAAGAGCCTTAACCAGCCAGTATAAAACAGATTCCCTCATGATTCTCATTCTCTCATCCTACCTTTAGTTTTATTCACTCTAGTTTTAACATGTGACATAACATTACATATTCAGTAGTgtattgtctttattttccacTAGAATAAGAGCATTATGAGGGCCGAATCATTGTTTCTAATATCAGGAACCTGGAATAGAGCAAGCCCATAACTggtagtaaataaatattttggaataagtAAGCAAATTAATCATTTAGCACTTGAACTTAGTCTCTACCTGAAAACAACCATTTTAGAAATCCATTCCATACCATACCCCCAATAAGTTATTGCTGTATTAGAAGTTAAATGTACAAAAATACTCTCAAGCTCatacttaaaaatatgtaatggtgaatatttttttagtttcccaAAGTGTGTGAGAACTTTCTAAACACAAAACTGCTAATGGAAATCATTAAACtcatatattaaatgaaatactacTAAAAAATTCTTAGGAggcaaaatattaaaatcatgACTGAAGTAAAAATATTATAGTATTCATAAAAAGTTACTAATCTTAATATATTCAcgtatattttcaaagaaaagctTTCAATATAAAAATGTACAGAGGATATGAACACAGTTTCATTAAGGAGTAGTTACatgaataaacacatgaaaaatcatATAAACATGTAAGTAATCAACAAAGCCAGGTTAAACAATCATGAACAATCCTCTCAAACCAACTGAGATGGAAAAGCACATATACCTAAATGCTAGTTCAAGTGAAGTTTGATATCATAGcataaaagagaagaacaaacctaactccatattggatctgtccCTTTAGCTGTAACCATTGTGCGGTTGCCTGTGCTTAGTGATGCTTTGCAAAAGAATTATGAAATATCTCAATGCTCTGCCTCCCATGCTTGACCTTTACAGTTATGACCTTTTTCCATTCAAAAAGAGATCAAAGTTTGCAGAGCGAAAAATAGTAACTGTCCTGTTGAACATttataggaacattgtgaccagCCCTCCTTGAGCAGGTGCAAAAACAAAAgattcctgcaccaagaagtttgcaataaccagtcacatcccctccccttttagtataaaaggagactgaattctaacttgggtaaGCCAGTTCTCTGGGACACCAGTCCACCACCTTcttagtctgctggctttctgaataaagccaCAGTTCCTTGCTCCTACACCTCATTTCTCAGTTTATTGGCCGGTTGTGTGGCAAGCATTGGGAGCATAGACTTCATAACAAATTTTGGTGAGACTGCTAGGTGTCCAGTTGCTCCTGGTCAGCAAGCCCTACTTGGGGAATTTTGGAGTAAGTCCCGAGCAGCTGCTGGGGCCACTATTCCTAAGGGTCTTCCCGTCAAAATTTGCTGAagttgttaccaagtccaaactcgtactgcttgccatacaacaggccaataaattgggacaCAAGGTGTTGGAGCAAGTAATAACGACGTTatctggaaagccagcagaccaagaagacggcagactaatgtcctagaaAACCATCTGACTcaggtcagaattcaggctccttttctacgaaaaaggggaggaggtgtggttggttgttgcaaacttctttggTGTCGGAATTCTCTGTTCTACCAGTTGTCCCTGTAGATCAGGTCATGGTTTCTCtccaaacctccaacaagacaaacgTTATTTCCTATTCTGCAACATTTTAACTTTgcatgaatgggaaagtgttatactcttaaaggtcagagccttgagaatgggctctcctgtgtatttcaggctctaggcaacaatcttttacaaaaggtgcagaacccaCATGACTAaggacaggaaacagagcacagggttagagccaaaggacgGATCTAagaagtcagatttgttcttttctattacaaagtGGCACCGGCTGCCCCAGGGCTTGACAGATCGGGGCAAGGAATCGATATCTGGGATTGACAGGCAGTACAGGAGGTTACATCTCTCCAGTGTGTAGAGCCAGAAATTCTCATTTTCCTTCATTTGGGTTTTTGTTTCTCCACAATAAGccagtttgttttgtatttgagtAGGGTACCCTGTTGGAAAGAGGAAATAATTGCTGGACTTTTACCTGATTTGTGAacaatttcatttgtttcatttgtgTTCAccatttgggttttgttttgtttcgttttatttctgtctttaaaagaTGGAAGTGGTTTCATTTAACCCTAAAGAAAGTCCTCTAGGGTGCATTTTGGAGTAGTCTCATTATGTTTCATTGTAACAATATTTGTCCACAGTACCTGTTAGGATCTCCACAGGGGAATTCTGCAGGATTATTTTGGGATCCTGGGTACCATGTTCTGTATCTAAAATAGAAATTACCTAGTGTCACTCTCTCTTTGTTAATTAACAACAAAAGACATTGTTGGTGTGGATCCAACAGCTCTCCAAGGTGTCACATTGCATGGGGGTTGAGTTGACAGCTCTTGTGCTTAAGGGTTTATTTAAGGTTTTCTGTTTGTCATTTgggttttctgttttactttgttttggtaCTAGTTCTCCATTTACAGTCAAATCAGTtttgtgatatttaaaatttttttactgatttcaaatagaggaaagaaacacataaacacacacacacacacacacacacacacacacacacacacacacacacacacaacacagagTCTGTTCTTGTTCAAAGGTGGGGCATtccaaggaagaaaagaaagattccACTTGGTTCCAAAAATTATCAAAAGCTCCAGCCCAGAATGTAGTCCCAGTTGGTTGATAAGGAAAAGAGTCATTCCTTTCATTGCTAGAGAGGATCAGTTGCTATTTatgattttacaataaaatggtGAGCAATAGTGACCTTTCAATGGTTCTGTACCACTAGgactattttttgaaaaaatcattGAAGAATAATGAAATCCCCTAGGTGCATGTATTTGTGTTATTACATCAAGGAaagtaaaaagaggaagagaatgagaGTTTCTTCCAATATATCTAATCCCGTCTACTGCCTCTCATTCCTAAACCACCAGCCCTAATTCTCGACACTGGGTCTCAGAAAGTGGTGAAACTAATGTCCCCTCCTTATAAGAATCATTTGAAAATCCTGTGTTAGTTCCAGGAAAAAGGGACTTGGTCTGGGGCAGGGTAATTTTTTCTTATGCTGTTATCCCATAAGGGGCCTAAATGCAAATATCCAGCTGGCTGAGTTTCTACGAATGACCCACCACCTTTCATGGACAACAAAAGAATTTGAATGAAATTCAAGAAATTCagtaaaaaagcaaatgaagTCCCCTCTGaatttttggaaagaatttaTCAGGCTTACAGCAGATCCCAAGATCCCTGAAAATGCTAGGATGGTAAATATGACCTTTATTGGGCAAAGTAACCCAGGTATCAGAAGAAAATTGCAAAAACTAGATGGTGCATTTGGAATCAGATGGAATCAGTTGGAAGATACTGCGTTTAAGGTATTCAACATCagagaacagaaacagaaaaaggaagaggcaAGGTGAAATGCTACTACTTTGACCACCCTCTTTGGATTCCCAAAAGACAAGAGGCCCTAAGAAAAATAAGCCATCATTAGGTAAGGAACAATGTGTCTATTGTAAAGAAGAAGGACATTGGGATGCCCCAAATTAAATAAAAGGAGGGCTGAGGAATAGAAAAGCAGTGATACCTTTCAGATGGTAGAAAGGGGAGAATGTTTAGATGATGAATGAAGAGCCTGGTCTCCTTGGATTTATGACACCCAATTCAAATATCCCAACAGGAGCCCTGGGGAAAGGTGACAGTGGGTAAcaaactgactgatttttttgGTAGACACAGGGACAAATTATTCCATGCTAAGCACCAAAATAGCACATAGAACAGCCCAGTTTACCCCAGAAGTACAGAAACAATCATTTTTACAATGATTGGAGGGTCAATTAGAAACCCTGACGTTAAAACATAGTTTTTTGAACATGCCTAAaggccctctctcccttccaAACTGAGATCTTCTCTGTAAACTAAACGATAATTCGATCTCAGAGCGCTCCCTGTCCTGGAACAGGCTTTAAACCTACAGGTGGCTCTCATGGAAAACTTGGACAAACAGACAGAACCTCTTCATCCGGAGGGCTATAAAAAGATAAAACCAGAAGTGTGGGCTGACAGTAGCCCAGGAAGGGCCAAAAGCACGTGGCAAATACAAGTCCTCTTGAACAAGGATGCTGGGAATCTTCAGACATTTGTTAGTGTTTGTGGACATTTTTTCAGGATGAGTAGAAGCATATCCCccaagacagggaaaaaaaaatgaagtagctGAAGCCAGCGTTAATGAAACTATTTCTCACTTTAGATTGCCTAAGACCCCCTCAGAATTACAATGGACTTAACTTTTGTCTCCAGTGTAACCCAACAGGTACCATGTTGACTGGAAACTGCATTCATTCTGGAGACCACAATCAACAGGGAAAACTGTTAAAATGTGTCAGGAGGATAATTTAACATGGAAGAAGGCTGTGCCAATTGCCCTGCTACAGATTAGAGTGGGTCCcagaagtaaatttaaatcaagcCTTTTTGAAATAGCACATTCCAGGTGTCTTCCCGGGCAGGAGAATGTCTTAAAGAACTTAGCAGGTACCAAGAATATTAAGACTTCAGGCACTGTTAACTTCTGTTCATGAGTTTGCTTCCAACAGATCTGCCCACTCAACCGAGGTGGTCCTGCACCCGCTTCAGCCAGGGCATTGAGTCTTCCTCAAAACCTGGAGAGAACAAAGACCTGAACACATCGATGTGCCCCTAAGTGGACAGGACCATATAAGGTGATGCTGAACACAAATGTCTTTGTTAAATTAGCTGAGATAAGATGGTAGATTAAAACTGGCTCATCCAGAAACTGGGTGGGATGAAGACAATCAGACTTGGTCTATGAACCATTAGAAGATCTTAAGATACTGTTTCCGGCCAAGCCTCCAACAGATAAGTAATAATGAATTTTGTTCTTCTCTTTGCTTCACTACACCAGTGACAGCCACTTGTTGGAAAGTACTGAAGGTGGAAACAACTCCTCTTGCTCTAAAATGTTGGAAGGATATAAAGATAGCATAAGGCAGAGTATCCTGAACATTCTCATCCCAAGTGCTGAGTTAATGTGTATGTTTCAGATGCTTGTCTAAGAACTGTAACAGGACCATGAAACAGGAGTGCTGTGTGACCAGCTTAGGACTCAGAAACACTTCCAGTCCCAGGTtgaccaactccactccatgatcACCCTCTCGTTGCCCCCACTTATCAGGAAGTAGCCAGAACAGCTATCGCTCCTTTACGCACAATATTGTGGAATGGACATTGACAGTGGGAATtataacagagaagaacaaactgCATTGGATCTATTCCTTTTGCTCTAACCTTTGTGCTCTGCCACCTATGCTCGGTCAcactggctctgcacctttgtaAACGAAGGTtgtctatagcctgaaatatCTCAATGTTCTGGAAGGCTTGATTTTTAAGGCATAACACTTTTCAATTCatatagagattttaaaaagcatgactgccttcctcctgaaggcACCTCCCTCCCTGTGCACCCAGGAGCCCCTAGGACCAGCCTTGGGCAGCTTCCAAGCCTGACTATTCCTAAACTGGAATGATAATGGCCAAACATGGACCTGAGGCCCAACAGCAGCAACCAGAAAGACCTCACAGGTCACAAGGAAGAGAGCCAATCCttggagtattaaaaaaaaaaaaaaaagttgcagaatagaaaaaaaatttgtcttgttggaggtttataggaataTTGTGAACAGATCTACTTGAACATGTGCAAAAACAAAGGATttctgcaccaagaagtttgcaacaacccaCCACACCCCTTCATTTAAGTACAAAAGAAGACTGAATTCTAATTCTGATAAGacggttctttgggacactagtccatcACCTTCTAGGTCTGCTggatttctgaataaagttgctattccttaaTCAAACACCTCGTCTTTCCaattattggcctgtcatgtggcaagtGGAATGAGCTTTGACTCAGTAACAATAACACAATTTCAGGAGGTTTTTGGAAAAGCAATTTAGTGTTGTGTATAAAGAACCTTGAAACATCGTATGCCCACTGGTAAattaacttaggaaaaaaatcacattcagaAAATGCCTTCTATAAAAGCACTTTTATTTCAATACAAGTTATAATTTAGAAATTTGAGTGCAACATAGTTACTCAATATTCAGGAGACtgtaattgagatataattaatttGATACGACATTAACCTCATTGTTTAGGGCCCAGTCATACGCAAACACTTTACACATTTCAAACAGAAGGGATTTGATGCACGAGTCAGTTACTTTTGTCAGTTGGCAAATGGCTGAAGTGAAGGTTGGAGAAGCAAGAGAGGAAGTGTCTTCAACCAAGGACCAGGAGACCTCATCAACCAATGGGGCCCCGTGTGCCCACATTGCTCAGCTGATGGGGACGCTGCCTTCCTGGGTCGCTGGTGGGATCCCATCCCAGAGGCTTGCATCTTGAGAGTGTTCAGAAACTGCCTTTGGGGTGCTGAATACTGCAGTGCCCACATGGTCCTCAGTTGCATACAGCTGCTGAAGCTGCCAGAGTCCATcaccagaagcaagaaaaaagatgcaacttctttctttcttacactGTCCAGTGCCTCCCAGGACTTGCACTCTCAGAATCTTAAGAGAAACCAAGTGACGAAGGGGTTAGGACAAGCCACCTGCAAGCAGAAACCCTGGATGGCACAGGCAGATTCAACCCCCAAGTGCgggacttaaaaacaaaaatcaccgaGTGGACAAAGGATGCCGTGGAGAAATAATCAACATAATTTGAGaacaaaaatacaggaaaaagttCAGAATAATCTGACTGCAATTTCCATTAAGGGTAGGGTTGCTTCTGTCTTTGTCCCTGGTTTATCCCAACTACCTGGTACATGATAtaaattctgtaaatatttgtagtcTGAAGTCAATACATAACTATTATGATGTAACCTTTGTCTGAGAGAGTACCTTACAGTTgatcttacttttttctttgacACATCAAATAGACTATGAATTTCAGAATCTGTATCTCTGAAAGGCAAGGGATGTTTCAGTACCTCACAAGATATTCTTGAAGAATCAATGAgggtatacacacatacaatttttTTATAATGTGAAAAAGCTAAGGTATAtatgaatgaacatttatttcattGATAAGATTTTACTGGTGATGGTAAGATTTGAGATGATTGTTAATACTGTTTAAGATTTCCAgtttaataataaaaggaaattttttaaagacataagaAGGAAACCAGAAAAGTGCAACACAGATATCTGTTACCATTTTTAGCTCTCTTAATTGCATTCTTCTTGAAGGTCCTTGAGGGATTTATCATCAGAAAACCTTCATTCACTCCCCTAACGGGCATAGCATCAGCTGGGATGGCGTCACCCTTCTTCTCTCTTTATACAATTAACTCTAGCCACTTTGCATTATCCCATCTAGATGAGGCTTTTGGCATCATCAGATGTTGGGGTAAAACAGAGGAGAAGACAGAACTGCTGGATCAAAAGGGTAATTATTGGTTTTGACGTGCTCTGCTTCTGCCACACTCTTAATTCTCGACTATGTTTCCTCATGTTTCCcatattatctatttttatggAGAAaggcaagtttttgttttttattaaatcttttatgtaacatttatctctgcattatattaaaatatgGGTTTTGATTTCCAATCATTGATGGACAAAAGTACATACATTCCTCCTTTATTGtctatatgtatgtactgtatgATGAGGTTGCTTTTCTGAGACtgattttacagaagaaaaagcacTAATTTTACATTGAATGTGGATACTTACGGTGGTTAAAACACTGAAATAAGTGTCTCAGTCACATTTACGTTTCCCAGATGAAGCTGACAGCGGGTGGCTAATACCCAAATTGTAGACTTTGCGGAGGGAAGACTGGGTCCTAGCAGACCTACCCGGTATTGGCTCATGTGGGATGCTAGGCAGATGCTAGAGAAacctgaattatttattttgcgAAAGGAGAAAGTACGATGAGTACGTACCTCACAGAATCCTGGGGAGAAAACATACGGTAAAGAAATAGAATAATCGTTGGGATGCTGCCAGCCTCATAAAATGTTTGATACTGTTCTATTACTGCTGGTAATAATGCCCCCGCCCCCAAAAAATATACACTATTCCAATTACATTAAACTCTGGCAATTGGATAAAGAAGGGTAAGAGTGATCAGGGAGACTAGTTGCCTTTGCATGATTCAGACAACATTCCCATGGCTGTCCAGTGTGCCAGGTGGGCTGATCACTGTGACTCGATCACAGAGATTCCCATTTGCCAAAGTGCAGCAGAGATTTACCTGCTGCCTCCCACTTGCCCTCCGCGCtctccattcactcattcagcaaacagCTCTGAGGTCTTCACGTGTGCCAGTCACTGCACTGGTCCTTACTTCACTCTGACTACAAACAGAAACTCAGCCACAGGTGAGTCTTCAGGTTACtggattgttttaaaattttgcacaGAGCTCAGCTTTCATCTACCAGTTTAGGTAGACTCTGAcagaaatattatatttttaatgcaaCCTGTTAGATATGTTAATTTGTTAGATATTTATATTAAGGCATCAAATTCATTTTCAGTGTTGTCTACTGCTTTATCACCCCAGAACACAAGACAGTTAATAAGTTGaatattttaattgttctttGCAATTATTGCAAGAGTATAAAGTATATTTGGAACTTGGAAATTCTTCCTGAGATATTTCTGCATCCTGAACACTTCTAAACTCTTCTGAGAAAAAGGGGTCAATATTTCCTTCTTGTTGGTaaagatttataaaattaaacatttcacatatcaaaaattaaaaatttgcaaAGGTTTAATCTCTACAAGAGAAAATGTAGAAGAAGCTGTTACTAATTCTCTTCAGAAAGGCCAAACATCTGTTCTtctattgtcctttcttatttgctttgcagcttttaaaaattctactttaAATCACATTTGTATATTTCTCCTGTGAATAAACAGACTGACTGTGACCTCCTTGAATGTAGCCAAGTTTAACTTTTCTTGGATTTGTCTTCAGTGTCCAAAACAGATATATGCTGTGAGAAGCACGATAGAGGATGTAACATTGAATTGGAGTCAgagatttctcagtgtttttcagtttttctccctGCATCTGTTTCCAGAAAAAATTGATCTCTACAGACAATAAAGTAGACTATGTTTATAAACCAAATAAATGGTTCTCTTATAAATGGCAATGACCTTCTAAATCCTGGTTCTTCTGGCTGAGATTCAGAACAAATGTAGGGGCTTTAAGGAGATGAAGTTGTAGAGGACTGTACTGGACAGAACAGAGATGGGATTCTGCATAAAGTTCAGCTTAACCAGGGTTAAAGTAAGAAATATGCTATATATTTACTTCTATTTATAAATCcatatctatataatttacacTTACATAGTTTGTATTATTTATAGAAAGTCTGATTACATATatctaaattatatatatgtatattcatatatatgtagtgtTCTGGGATTACAGAAATAATTCTATCCaaatttgtatatgtatgtataataataataaataaaataataaaactagcaAACTGAAGTAATgcatctgaaataatttttttaaatggtaacagCCATCTCTTACATAGAATCTGTACAAAAATTACTATAGATATTAACACTCCAAACTAACAATACATGTGCTTATTTATCGATAACTGATAATGTTCTAAACAATTTCATTattctatctcatttaatcctaatcgTATTTGAGATGTGAGATTAGGATCCCTTTTATGCAGAATGGACAGAGGAATGGTGAGTAGATGGTAATATGGGCTCATAGCCATAGTCCCGCCTTAGAATCTGGGTTCCTCATTTGCTGCTCTTAGGATATTTAAAGGGTTTGTTTTCGGTGAGGACCTCAGTCTGCTTCTGTGGATGCATGGCTTGCTCCACACAACCACACAGCCTCACAGCATGGCCTGAACCTCCAGGAAGATGAAGTTCAAACATTTGGTATGGATTTCACTCCAAAATATGTTTCAGTTGCTTTCTAATTCTCTCTCACATGGAATACATTCCAAGAGGTTTTAAGATCCCATTGGATCCTTAAACAGAAAGGATGGTACAACTTGACTTGTATAACAATGACTACCTTTTTACTATAAGTAACCAGTTCCTTAACCAGCAGCTGTGAATTCTTAGTTTTCCACTAAGTTTGTTGAATTATAGGCAATTTTTGATCCCAGAATCTACAGTCCCATGGCACTTCCTCCCATTAGCACAGTTGGGTTGCTGTGCATCAAgtgtgtgcacacagacacacacatgcaccacagCTCACTAAATATTCACTTAAGGTGGTCATATCCCATGATTGATCTATTAATCACAAAGCTCTCCTTGGTGCTCTAGGTGAAACCCCATGGCCAACCACACTGGACAGTTGGATTTCATCCTCGTGGGGCTCTTCAGTCAATCCAAGCACGCAGCTCTCCTTTGTGTGGTCGTTGTTGTGATTTTCCTGATGGCCCTGTCTGGAAACAGCATCCTGATCCTCCTGATATACTCTGAtgcccacctccacacccccatgtacttttTCATCAGCCAGTTGTCTCTCATGGATGTGATGTACATTTCTGTCACTGCACCCAAGATGCTCATGGACCAGATCACGGGTGTAAGTAAGATCTCAGCCCCTGAATGTGGGATGCAGATGTTCCTCTACTTGACAATAGGAGGTTCAGAATATTTCCTTCTGGCTgccatggcctatgaccgctacgtggccatctgccATCCGCTCCGTTACTCTGTTCTCATGAGCCATCGTGTGTGTCTCCTCTTGGTGTCCGGCTGCTGGATCCTGGGATCGGTGGACGGCTTTATGCTCACACCCATCACCATGACCTTTCCTTTCTGCAGATCCAGGGAGATCCatcatttcttctgtgaggtCCCTGCTGTCATGAAGCTTTCCTGCTCAGACACTTCCCTCTATGAGACACTCATGtacctgtgctgtgtcctcatgCTCCTCATCCCTGTGACAGTCATCTCAAGCTCCTATTCTTTCatcctcctcaccatccacaggaTGAGCTCAGCCGAGGGCCGGAAGAAGGCCTTTGCCACATGCTCCTCCCACATGGCTGTGGTCATCCTCTTCTACGGGGCTGCTGCCTACAACTACATGCTCCCCAGCTCCTACCACAGCCCTGAGAAAGACATGGTTGTATCTGCCTTTTACACCATACTCACTCCTGCGCTAAACCCTTTAATCTATAGTCTGAGGAATAAGGATGTCACGGAGGCTCTAAAGAAGATGTTGAATGAGGTGTCTGTCTTTCAGAGAAGTAAGCTTTTTTTACATTAATAGTTTTTCTTCACTCTCTGCACATCAGAAATTTATGATCTTATACCATGCCATTCTTCAGATTCTCATGCCATGTGTGTTATCCCACATTCATCCTTTTTAGAGGAAGCTTTTTTCCCCATATACTCTTTctgtgttcaaaatatttttacaaggtattgaattcatgttacattttttttctgaatttgataACTGCACTGTGATTCTGCGGGAGAATATTCATACTCTtagaaaatacataattaaaatatttggagGGAAAAGTTCACAATGTGCATAACTgatgagagatggagagaaagataTGGCAAGGAAAAGGGGCTATAAAGTTAACAGACGAATCTAGGT from Camelus bactrianus isolate YW-2024 breed Bactrian camel chromosome 3, ASM4877302v1, whole genome shotgun sequence includes the following:
- the LOC105068331 gene encoding olfactory receptor 2T29-like → MANHTGQLDFILVGLFSQSKHAALLCVVVVVIFLMALSGNSILILLIYSDAHLHTPMYFFISQLSLMDVMYISVTAPKMLMDQITGVSKISAPECGMQMFLYLTIGGSEYFLLAAMAYDRYVAICHPLRYSVLMSHRVCLLLVSGCWILGSVDGFMLTPITMTFPFCRSREIHHFFCEVPAVMKLSCSDTSLYETLMYLCCVLMLLIPVTVISSSYSFILLTIHRMSSAEGRKKAFATCSSHMAVVILFYGAAAYNYMLPSSYHSPEKDMVVSAFYTILTPALNPLIYSLRNKDVTEALKKMLNEVSVFQRSKLFLH